In the Melanotaenia boesemani isolate fMelBoe1 chromosome 14, fMelBoe1.pri, whole genome shotgun sequence genome, AACATCTTGCCAATTTCAAtagttgaaagaaaaagaaaatttcccACTAGGGTTTAAAATTGGAATAGATGTATGGATTAAagtaacatgtttatttatgagTTTTATGTATCCATAATGGACTCTTTTACCTGGTTTAGTTTCCATAGCTAACTGACTGATCACTGGAGCTTTATGTTTACTGTTCAAACATAGGTATTGGCAGGGATTAATCTTTTTATTCAgccaaaaatgtcaaaatgtccAGCATATTTACATTCTTAGTTAAAcataagtcatttatttttctttcagaatgaGGCAGTGTAAAGGTTGGAGCTCAGTGCTGCTGATGCTACTAGGGCTGGGATCTTTGGCTCAGAAGCTGCCCACGAGAGATGAAGGGCTCTTTCAGATGCAGATCAGAGACAAGTCGCTGTTCCATGACTCTTCTGTCATCCCAGACGGAGCTGAGATCAGTGGATACCTTTTCAGGGACACACCCAAAAGGTAAGAGCtgtacaaacagaaaatgactgaatgaatagcAGAATCCTCGTCATTTAAAAACTAGCCACATTTTGTCAACACCGCAGAAATTAGCCAGTCAGTTCCATCTTGTGCTGCTGACTGTGTCATGATTATcacttaaaaatattaataaattaatgatgGTCTCTGTGTGGAAATACATAGAAAGATCAGATGTTTCCTTGTAATATGACCTTTTTACTGaagcaaaaactaaataatagaTGATACTGTCTGTCACCTTAGAAGGAGAGTGAACAAGGTCGATGGTATAACAATATCACTGTCTTATTGAGCATTGCCATCTCAGTCTTCTCATAAATACACTGCCCAGTATTTGGGTTAATGTCCAACTATACCGGTGTTCACATCACACCCTATTATTTTCACAGGTACTACTTTGCGGTGGAAGAAGATAACACACCACTGTCTGTGACAGTGACACCTTGTGATGCTCCTCTGGAGTGGAAACTGACCCTGCAGGAGCTGCCAGAAGAGTCCAGTGGAGAGGGATCAGGTATAACTGACTTCAGGCAGCAGTGGAAGAGGTTAATGACATGTTATCTGGAAATATCACTCTCCCCCATACACAGTTAACATGCGCTGTGATGTTAGGCTTTGTGTTTTGGTGGGTTTTAATTAAGTCACAGTCGTAGTGTCTAGTCTGACCACTAATAAGGTCTGACTTGATGCAAGCTGACGGCTGTAATTTTAGAGAAGGACTCTACTCTTGTCTGCCTACTGAATCAAAGCCATTGCATCCCTTTACTTAAGCTGTCTTGGGCTTCTCAAAGTAAATCCTGCTGATTctgtctgtcttccttcctctttTCCTTACCTTTTTTTAGTGCCTTACATTAAAACTTTCTCCATCTGGAGGTTGTCCTTTCAGCAGAAGGAGATTTTGCCAGATGACTAAAGCTGCAGTTTAGAACATAGATGTGTTATGTGAGCATATATTTGAATGTCAATACACGAGCACCtggttgagtgtgtgtgtgtgtgtgtgtactcttGTCAGATCAAATATTCTTGAATGAGTTATTGGTTAGTTGCACTGTTGAGATGAATTGAGCTTTGCCTCAAGAGAAAAGAATTCATCCTGAACTAAAAGAATAATGACAAATATGACCTCAGCACACAGCAGTGCCAGCAGTATGCAGTTAGTCTGACTTCACaaggtgtgctgcagcatttGTTAAGCCAGAACTTTTTGCTGTCTTAGCAGGCTTTTTTGTTAGATAACTCCAGTGGGAGTAGATCTTTGCGCATTAACTTTTAGTACACCACTGAGCACACACTTTGGTTGACAAACATAATATTATGGTTTCTTGCTCAAGTTGAAGTAAGAACTCAGACTGTGTCTTTCACAGGGAAGCTATAAGGCGCCTCTTTGTAGCAGAGTTTCCCCTTGGAAGGCCTAGTGAATACTGGCCATCCTTTGGGATGTTTGGAGTGAAAACATGACTGGGATGTCAGAGAGGCTAATCATCCATGAGACTTTAAGAGATTCATCATGATCTCATACCATTGAATATTTTGaaatttggcatttttttttccatcaaggacaaagaagaaaaatatttgaagACCATGACTACAGATCTGTGTGAAGATTGGTTACATCATTTTGGATGTAATATCAAGTAAAGAGCtcatgttgtgtgtgtttgcttttctttccagGAGAGCCTGAACCTTTGGATCAGCAGAAGCAGCAGGTGACTGTAGATGAGGGCACAGAGCTCTTCACCTACAAGGGTAATGATGTGGAGTCATATGTGGCAACCAGCACGCCCTCTGGTCTCTaccagctggagctgctgtcCACTGAGAAAGACAGCAACTTCAAAGTGTATGCCACCACAACCCCAGAGTCTGACCAGCCCTATCCGGAGCTGCCCTACGACCCCCGCGTGGATGTGACTGGTCTGGGCCGTACTACTGTCACGCTGGCCTGGAAGCCAACACCAACAGGTTCTCTGATGGGCCAGCCTGTTCAGTACTGCATAGTGATCAACAAAGAGCACAATTTCAAGAGCATGTGTGCTGCTGAGGCTAAAATCAGCAATGATGATGCCTTCATGTTGGCCCCCAAGCCCGGCAGAGACTTTAACCCGTTTGACTTTGTGCACTTTGGCTTTGTTCCCCCTGACAATGGTTTTGGCAAGGACAGAGGCCTCACAAGTAACAAGATCTCACGGGCGTACACGGCCAAGCCCAAAGTATCAGACATTCTGAAGGTGTGCATtggcaataaaaacatttttacagtgtCAGAGCTTAAACCAGACACTCAGTACTACTTTGATGTGTTTGCTGTAAATTCTGCTACCAACACCAGCACAGCATATGTAGGAACTTTCGCTCGCACTAAAGAAGAAGCTCGTCAGAAGACGTTGGAGTTGAAGGACGGCAAAGTATCAGATGTTTTTATCAAGAGAAAGGGCAGCAAGTTTCTTCGCTTCGCTCCTGTGTCTTCCCACCAGAGGGTCACTCTGTTTGTCCACTCGTGTCTGGATGTGGTGCAGGTACAGGTGAGGCGCGACGGCAAGCTGGTTCTGTCCCAGAATGTGGAAGGAGTACGGCAGTTCCAGCTGCGGGGTAAGCCGAAAGCCAAGTATCTGATCCGCTTGCGAGGAAACCGAAAAGGGGCTTCCACTTTGAAGTTGCTTGCCACCACACGACCCAGCAGCAAACAGCCTTTTCCATCTCTTCCGGAGGATACACGCATTAAGGCCTTTGACAAGCTGCGAACCTGCTCGTCCGTCACGGTGGCCTGGCTGGGCACACAGGACCGCAACAAGTATTGCATTTACCGTAAGGAGGTGGCTGAAAATTACGGCGAAGAGCAGCGACGCAGGGAGCAAAATCAGTGTGCCGGGCCAGAGACCCGAAGGAAGTCAGAAAAGGTCCTGTGCAAGTACTTCCACAGCCCAAACCTGCAGAAAGCTGTGACCACAGAGACCATCACTGGTCTGGAGCCAGGCAAGACCTACCTGCTGGATGTTTACGTGGTGGGACACAGTGGTCACTCTGTGAAATACCAGAGCAAACTGGTGAAAACAAGGAAATACTGCTAAATGACTCTGCAAAGAAGAaatctattatatatataaatatataaatatattaaataagtttatttaacaCTAAGTGATATTCTACTAAGGAGTGTATACAGACTGACTACTCACTCAGCTGGTGGGCCTGTGGCAGTGACTGAACTGTTTGTAGAGAGATATCAACctgtatatttatgtttacatttctttgtGGCACGTCTGAGTGGGCTGTTGCTTTGTTAGCAGACCTGTCGTCTTGACATCATGTTGCCACTGCAGAGGCAGATCTTCAAAGATCATATTTCACCTCGTCTGTTTCTTTGTTGCTGCATGACATTTGCTTTTGTCTGTCATATTTGTCACATCCTTCAGTTACAAATCACGTTGGCTGGAGGAGATCCAGTGGCTGCCCGCTTTGTATAGATCTCACTGCATATTCACTACATGAGTTAGGAggattttaagttattttatacTTCTCGTCTatctttttgatgtttttattgatgaCTGTAATAACTGTTCCAAGAAAGTTCCAGTTTATGAGGAAGTTGTGGTAGTTCAGACATTCCTGTATGTGTCTCAGCCAGTGTTTGCTCTAGAGCCCATCTTGTAAATGTGTTCTGTGCTGGAGATCTGTGTTATTATCACTGtatcggtgtgtgtgtgtgtgtgtgtgtgtgtacatgcgtgtgagtgtgtgtgtgtgtgtgtgtgtgtgtatgtgtcacaTGTACAGAGCTGTCCTGCCAATATTCATGTACATAAAGACTAAATATAGAACAAGTAATCCCTGTGTCACCCTGGGTGTCATATTCTTTTGCCAAGCAGTTAACATCACCATCGAGAAGAACAAGTTCACTGCACCTTGTTTCTAAGAAGACACCTTTCTAAAGAGACATGTTTGCATAAGCAGACGCTGATGCAAAGAGACACTTCAGGGATTCTCAGATCTGCAGGAGATGCATCTTTGCATACTTCTTTTGAGAGCGTTTCTTCATTTCTGCTCAACATTCATTCATGTCCTATGTgtagatgaaataaaaaatacacataaactTTCTAGCTCACAGAATATTGATGCCTCATGTGTTTTGAACACTAAATTAGATGTTTGTACATAAATAGTCATGTAGGTTTGTGTGGTGATCTTCAGAATGATCAAATACAGTAATATGACTCCAGAACATTGATGGTGCTGATTCAGAAACTGCATTTTATATGTGAAATAATACACAATGTCAGTGTCACAATGGATGGTCTAACAGGTCTGATGGGGTCAAGAATGCTTGAAAAAAACTTTTGCAATAATCTGTCAACAGCAGCTACCAGTCAAAATTATGGACACATCTACTCATTGAGTTTGAATGAGTGTGTGGGTCCAAACCTTTAACTGGTTCTGTATACTGTAGAACAcatatataacttttttttgtctttcagtaAACATGAATGAAGCAggtctgttatttctttttactttaggttgtttgttttgccatttttcttctttgtttattctggattgatacttttttaaaaagaaacttaataaatatacacatatacgaatattaaacatttaatgatacattgttacaaaaaataatgataatttttaaaaaacgatCTCTGATTACTAGACATGTTGGGACTAGCAAAATTCAGTCAGTTGTACTGGTACTTGGGCTACGGCCATGTTGTTTTAGCATATGCATGACACAgtaaacatgacataaaaatgcCTTAATAAGAGTTTTaatttaagataaaaagaaacaacaagaaGCTAAGTGATAATCATAAAGGTTAGCCAACATTAGCTATCATAAGCTATCTTTATTATGCAAATAAAGGGATTTAGagttttgttaatttaataGCTAACATTAGCCGCCATTACTTATCTTTATGCAAAGAAAtcaatttttgtttgttaacaAAATAGCTAATGTTGATTATCATGGTACATTAAGTGCAATGACCCGTATGAATGAGAACGTTTACAGACATGGTAGTTAACATTAGATACCACTAGCTGTCTTTATTATGCAAACAAAAGAATTTTAgagttttattaataaaaaagatgatCGTTTGACaccagtatgaatcctgtgaagttcTGTTTTCACATAGCATAGCCTCAGAGTggctaatttattaattaatccattattattttgtaaaatgtgtttttcatggCACCTTTTTTGCTGGAGCATAACATTGTGGATAAAAGGTtagtcttaaaataaaaatcaagcaGGTGGAACAAGCCATACCTTTGAGCTCAGACATTTGGCTAACCATTAAACTGCCTGTATTATAGTTAAActaaatttataaaacattacTTAGATCTAATGGCACATTCAGTTATTTAGCCACAGTATTAGCAATCTTGGTTAATTATGCACAAActtagatttgttttgtttcatccaCTCTTCAGCTTAAATCAGATCTTGTGGTGAATAAAAAGAACCACTAGAAATCAGAGACAGCTCTTCCGTGCACTGCAGTGATTACTCTACCACTTATGGTTATGACATGGCCTTACATGTCTCTCTCCACTCCTTGCTCTgccacacacatatatacaaaaCTTATACATCAAAGCCCTGCATTCATTACTGTGCAAAAGATAAACACAGTGAGCCCTGCACATGGTTAGCTCTCAGATAGAGGTTTCTCTGTATGTTCTTGGTCACATAAAAGTAGGTGAAATCTCCTGTTGGAAAAAAAGGAGGGTTTGTACATTTTTTCCATCCTAGACCTCTTGAGTTGACCAGAGAGgaggtcatgtttttttttaaaaaaaagtttcacagCTGATATCCTTCACACATGTATGATTAAGTGGGTCTGGCCAGCTTTTATTAGTGGCAGTTTACAGGGATACCCATGACACTCCCACAGCTCTCTGGAAGCTCCTTCACATTGTTGCAGGGCAATGGCAGGTTAATGGAAGCCAGGTGGACCCTTGCTGCATTTCCTGCAACCAAGAGTGCTTGATTGACAGAGAGTTGAGGTGGTAAATGGGAGTGAGGTTATCCAGAATCAGAGTCAAGATGGAAACATGGCAATTCTTAGGAAACAGCTGCTTTGTTTGGCCacatcaaaaagaaagttttCCATGTACTTGAGACTACTCAGTATATGTGCACTGATGTGTGACGGgcccttgtttttctttgctatgTGTTCAAGTGTGTGATAATTAATTAGCAAGTCAAAGAATtcttttaatttacttattcattaattatttatcttttgtataggcactgtacaaataaaataaaataaaaaaaacaatagtgtTCCACACCAATGAAGAAGGTAGAATTTAGGGTCAGTTTTCAGCATTAGAAAACATCATGGCCCACCATTGCATTGCTTCACAATGTTAATCTGGCGAAGCCGTGCCATAGGGACCACAATGTTTTCTAATCCTCACTCAATAGATTTACAGTAGATCCCAGAACAATGCAGTTTTAGTGCCTAACCTAACTTACCATGAGGGCTGCTTCAAACTACAGTAACAATGAAGTGTACAGTAGTAATGGGTTACCTGCCGGCTTTTGTTAGCACAGTCCCTGAATTATAATTTCAGGATCGTGTTTCAATGCTTAAACTGTAGGATCAGCCTCTAAAACTCATATCTTAACCCACTAAGaaccgacccatgaaaaaatggtaagaaaatatgtcacgtcgggttcttatgggttaaacaTGTATTTCCACTGaatgttatatataaaaaaaacattttaaatttaaataaaacacatctttatTAATACAATGACTCAAAATCCTGAATAAAACATTGAATGTATCTATACTGTAATTTTAATATTCAGCAATAGCAAACAAGAGGATTTAGCAAATGACTGGATTATTTCCATTACAATAACTTAGaagcaatgacagaaaaaaaacaacaaaaaaacaaacaaaaaaaaaaaaaaactgaaataagttTTCATAGCTTTTTCAGTTTGTGACTGGATGCACTTGCTGCTCCACTGAGAGCTGAGCGACACTTTCAGACAGAGTTAGTgaaaaggcaaggcagtttatttgtatagcacatttcatgtacaggacaattcaaagtgctttacataaaacaaaagcattacagatattaagacatagtaaaaggcagcaacaaatagcaagaatcacaataaaataattaaactacattaaaatgattaaaagcaagataagtcaACAAGTTATGgtgcagaattcatgcataggcgcatgagaaaagacaGCAGGGCTCAAACAGAGGCAGCAAACAGCACTACTGGGAGGGCTTCAGAGAGAAACATTAAAAGACTGGTGAGTAAATCGCTTAGAACTGAGTGAAGGGCTCTTGCTGTCTATGGGGATGTTACTAAACTAGAGGGTGGTTGAAGCAAACCATTCACACTAACACTGGTGCCGTGTGGCAGAAATCTCCAatgtaaacagtgtaaaatgGAATCGTGTGACTTGAAAACTTGCGTATGTGCAC is a window encoding:
- the ndnf gene encoding protein NDNF, coding for MRQCKGWSSVLLMLLGLGSLAQKLPTRDEGLFQMQIRDKSLFHDSSVIPDGAEISGYLFRDTPKRYYFAVEEDNTPLSVTVTPCDAPLEWKLTLQELPEESSGEGSGEPEPLDQQKQQVTVDEGTELFTYKGNDVESYVATSTPSGLYQLELLSTEKDSNFKVYATTTPESDQPYPELPYDPRVDVTGLGRTTVTLAWKPTPTGSLMGQPVQYCIVINKEHNFKSMCAAEAKISNDDAFMLAPKPGRDFNPFDFVHFGFVPPDNGFGKDRGLTSNKISRAYTAKPKVSDILKVCIGNKNIFTVSELKPDTQYYFDVFAVNSATNTSTAYVGTFARTKEEARQKTLELKDGKVSDVFIKRKGSKFLRFAPVSSHQRVTLFVHSCLDVVQVQVRRDGKLVLSQNVEGVRQFQLRGKPKAKYLIRLRGNRKGASTLKLLATTRPSSKQPFPSLPEDTRIKAFDKLRTCSSVTVAWLGTQDRNKYCIYRKEVAENYGEEQRRREQNQCAGPETRRKSEKVLCKYFHSPNLQKAVTTETITGLEPGKTYLLDVYVVGHSGHSVKYQSKLVKTRKYC